The Gilliamella apicola genome window below encodes:
- a CDS encoding TatD family hydrolase yields the protein MFIDTHCHFNFPAFVTDLDNSISRIRKAKIASLIIPAVSADHFSQILKLTEQYDELYAALGLHPIYQHSHADLEKLSDIVSTFPNKLVAIGEIGLDRYDISVDYQQQLTFFRAQLDLAKRYELPVLIHSRKTHDVIYHELRQANLPCRGVIHGFSGSYQQAMQFIKLGYYIGVGGVISYTRANKTRHTIAKLPLESLVLETDAPDMPLSGRQGQINRPENIVDIFNILCQLRVENYKQIGGTILTNTLTLFNRINKMKIQNQIY from the coding sequence ATGTTTATAGATACGCATTGCCATTTCAATTTCCCTGCTTTTGTTACAGATTTAGATAACTCAATAAGTCGTATTCGAAAAGCTAAAATTGCCAGTTTAATTATACCTGCTGTATCAGCAGATCATTTCAGTCAAATTCTGAAACTAACTGAACAGTATGATGAACTTTATGCTGCGCTGGGCTTACATCCTATCTATCAACATTCCCATGCTGATCTTGAAAAATTATCAGATATCGTTAGTACTTTTCCTAACAAGTTAGTTGCTATTGGCGAAATCGGCTTAGACCGTTATGACATTTCCGTTGATTATCAACAACAACTTACATTTTTTCGAGCTCAACTGGATTTAGCTAAACGTTATGAATTACCCGTATTAATTCATTCACGCAAAACTCATGATGTTATCTACCACGAATTACGTCAAGCTAATTTACCTTGTCGCGGAGTGATCCATGGTTTTTCTGGTAGCTATCAACAAGCAATGCAATTTATTAAATTAGGCTATTATATTGGTGTAGGTGGCGTAATAAGTTACACTAGAGCAAATAAAACTCGCCATACCATTGCAAAGTTACCCCTCGAAAGCCTAGTATTAGAAACCGATGCCCCTGATATGCCTTTAAGTGGTCGACAAGGGCAAATAAACCGCCCAGAAAACATTGTCGATATTTTTAACATACTTTGTCAATTACGTGTTGAAAATTATAAACAAATAGGTGGAACGATTCTAACAAATACCTTGACGCTATTTAATAGAATTAATAAAATGAAAATTCAAAACCAAATATATTAA
- the panS gene encoding ketopantoate/pantoate/pantothenate transporter PanS, translated as MSQRHSQLFVQSIILLTRLFPLWAILCAIIAYFSPNTFLPIRPHTSHLLMFVMFTMGVTLSINDFKRVVTKPKAVIICTLLHYIVMPLTALILSKLFTMRPELLVGMVLVGSVASGTASNVMIYLAKGDVALSVTISSVSTLVGVVVTPILTLLLVGTTVEVPVWNMLMHIIQIVLIPIILGLIVHHFLYSIVKKCERFLPLMSMICILLIICIVVAGSYDLIGQVGITVIFAVIIHNGIGLLGGYWGGKLFGFDESTCRTMSLEVGMQNSALAATLGTTYFSALSALPAAVFSVWHNISGSILAGYWQEKPVKNKKKSNN; from the coding sequence ATGTCTCAACGTCATAGTCAGCTTTTTGTGCAATCCATTATCTTACTTACCCGATTATTTCCGTTATGGGCAATCCTTTGTGCAATAATTGCCTATTTTTCACCAAATACATTCCTTCCCATACGACCTCATACATCACACTTATTGATGTTTGTAATGTTTACGATGGGGGTAACGTTAAGTATTAATGACTTTAAAAGAGTTGTAACCAAACCAAAAGCAGTCATAATTTGTACCCTACTGCATTACATTGTTATGCCACTCACCGCTTTAATCTTATCTAAGTTATTTACTATGCGGCCAGAGTTATTAGTAGGGATGGTACTAGTTGGTAGCGTAGCGAGTGGAACTGCCTCCAACGTGATGATTTATCTAGCTAAAGGTGATGTGGCACTGTCAGTGACTATTTCGTCGGTTTCAACCCTTGTTGGTGTAGTGGTTACCCCAATTCTTACGCTTTTACTCGTTGGTACAACTGTTGAAGTTCCTGTTTGGAATATGTTAATGCATATTATCCAAATTGTTCTAATTCCTATTATTCTTGGCTTGATTGTCCACCACTTCTTATATTCAATAGTAAAAAAATGCGAACGATTTTTACCATTAATGTCAATGATCTGTATTTTATTAATAATTTGTATTGTTGTAGCTGGTAGTTATGATCTAATTGGTCAAGTTGGTATAACGGTTATTTTTGCTGTGATTATTCATAATGGTATTGGTTTACTAGGTGGTTATTGGGGAGGAAAATTATTTGGCTTCGATGAATCAACTTGTCGAACTATGTCATTAGAAGTGGGTATGCAAAACTCCGCATTAGCCGCTACTCTAGGCACAACTTATTTTTCAGCTCTATCAGCATTACCCGCTGCTGTATTTTCTGTTTGGCACAATATTTCAGGTTCGATTCTGGCTGGTTATTGGCAAGAAAAACCCGTTAAAAATAAGAAAAAATCTAACAATTGA
- a CDS encoding MBL fold metallo-hydrolase — protein MFQYQIIPVTDFQENCSIVWCDETNEAAFIDPGGEPELLKKAVEKLGVNIKQILLTHGHLDHVGVAAELAKHYDVKIIGPSQEDEFLFTALPQQSMQFGFPYTESFLPDRWLKENDKIQIGNISLDVLFCPGHTPGHIVFINLKDKIAFVGDVLFKNSIGRTDFPRGNHADLISSITHKLFPLGDDFIFVPGHGPMSSFGNERMTNPFLV, from the coding sequence ATGTTTCAATATCAAATCATTCCAGTAACGGATTTTCAAGAAAACTGCAGTATTGTTTGGTGTGATGAAACAAATGAGGCTGCCTTTATTGATCCCGGTGGAGAGCCAGAATTACTCAAAAAAGCAGTTGAAAAACTCGGGGTTAATATCAAACAAATTTTATTAACACATGGTCATTTAGATCATGTTGGCGTAGCTGCTGAATTAGCTAAACACTATGATGTCAAAATCATTGGTCCTAGCCAAGAAGATGAGTTCTTATTTACAGCCTTACCACAACAATCTATGCAATTTGGTTTTCCTTATACCGAAAGTTTCTTACCAGATCGTTGGTTAAAAGAGAACGATAAAATTCAGATTGGCAATATATCGCTTGATGTCCTATTTTGCCCTGGTCACACTCCTGGACATATTGTATTTATCAATTTAAAAGATAAAATTGCTTTTGTTGGCGATGTTTTATTCAAAAACAGTATTGGACGAACAGACTTTCCTCGCGGGAATCATGCTGATCTCATCTCATCAATTACCCATAAACTATTCCCTCTTGGTGATGACTTTATATTTGTTCCCGGTCATGGTCCAATGTCAAGCTTTGGAAATGAACGAATGACCAACCCTTTCTTAGTATAA
- a CDS encoding MFS transporter: MNSELQLPPFVYRILPWIAAFAFFMQSLDTSILNTALPTMAKDLNESPLNMQSAVICYALTLALFIPVSGFLSDKFGTRNIFVMAVSLFTLGSLLCALSNSLVFLDISRVIQGIGGSMMVPVSRLVLIKAFKRNEFLAALNTATIPGLIGPVLGPVLGGYLVDMVSWHWIFFINLPIGIIGVMISLRYMPNIKGERMPFDLFGFIFIVITFISATLSVECLNQGKQYYLPLALAVISLAFLFIYRNYAKKKQAALFPLSLFDIRTFKIGIIGNLVCRLGISGVPFLIPLFLQVGFGYSAIFAGMMLMPMAIASICTRFFITRILGRLGYRFVLIANTILAGILILLMSLLNLTTPLLILGILLFCIGGINSMQFTSMNSITLANLQGESTSSGNSLMAVNQQLAISFGTGFGALLVRLFGYTTTTIHAFQLTFVILGIVTMLSSMIFAQLQKQDGENLTARH; this comes from the coding sequence ATGAATAGCGAATTACAATTACCACCTTTTGTTTATCGAATATTACCCTGGATTGCCGCATTTGCATTTTTTATGCAATCACTTGATACCTCAATTTTAAATACTGCTCTGCCAACTATGGCTAAAGACCTCAATGAATCACCACTGAATATGCAATCAGCAGTAATATGTTATGCGCTAACATTGGCGTTATTTATTCCAGTAAGTGGCTTTTTATCGGACAAATTCGGTACACGAAATATTTTTGTGATGGCCGTATCACTTTTTACCTTAGGATCATTACTTTGTGCTTTGTCTAATTCATTAGTTTTTTTAGATATATCAAGGGTTATTCAAGGTATTGGTGGATCAATGATGGTACCTGTTTCACGTTTGGTTTTGATTAAAGCATTTAAACGTAATGAGTTCTTAGCGGCGTTAAACACAGCAACAATTCCGGGTTTAATCGGCCCAGTACTAGGGCCTGTTTTAGGTGGCTACCTTGTTGATATGGTAAGTTGGCACTGGATCTTTTTTATTAATTTACCAATTGGTATTATTGGGGTAATGATTAGCTTAAGATATATGCCGAACATAAAAGGTGAACGTATGCCTTTTGACTTATTTGGATTTATATTTATCGTTATTACTTTTATTAGTGCAACTCTTAGTGTTGAATGTTTAAATCAAGGTAAACAATATTATTTACCTCTGGCTCTCGCTGTCATTAGTCTTGCTTTTTTATTTATTTATCGCAACTATGCAAAAAAGAAACAAGCAGCCTTATTTCCACTCTCTTTATTTGATATACGAACGTTTAAAATAGGAATTATTGGTAATTTAGTTTGTCGATTAGGTATTTCTGGTGTGCCTTTTCTTATTCCTTTATTTCTACAAGTTGGATTCGGTTATTCAGCAATTTTTGCTGGAATGATGCTAATGCCAATGGCTATTGCATCAATTTGTACAAGGTTCTTTATTACTCGGATTCTTGGTCGTTTAGGCTATCGTTTTGTGCTAATAGCAAATACCATCTTAGCAGGAATTTTAATCCTTTTAATGTCGTTATTAAACTTAACTACCCCACTTTTGATATTAGGAATTTTGCTATTTTGTATTGGTGGCATCAATTCAATGCAATTTACTTCAATGAACAGTATAACGTTAGCAAATTTACAAGGAGAAAGCACAAGTAGTGGCAATAGTTTGATGGCCGTCAATCAACAGTTAGCGATCAGTTTTGGTACCGGCTTTGGTGCTTTATTGGTAAGATTATTTGGTTACACAACAACGACTATTCACGCTTTTCAACTAACCTTTGTTATACTGGGTATTGTAACCATGCTATCAAGCATGATTTTTGCTCAATTACAAAAACAAGATGGTGAGAATTTAACGGCTCGGCATTAA
- the recC gene encoding exodeoxyribonuclease V subunit gamma: MFTIYHSNQVDLLKSLVSELMRRDPLEQVFTPDMVIVQSQGMAQWLQIELANDLGILANVDFPFPSQFIWQIYQILLPDSPTENNYDVESMTWRLYYLLPKIIERPEFETIKHYLNIDKEERKHYQLATRIARLFDQYLVYRPDWLAKWEANQTVSELNHHPDEIWQAELWRQLISISLPYHRANIYQQILDILLDKDFDHLRLNSLPKRVYIFGITSLPPIYLSLLSALGQHIDVHLMFNNPCKWYWGDIVEKQLSDILNTPDKIPNPLLTSWGKLGRDNLFLLQEFNSKQDIEAFVDQERTCLLHSIQQDILELYQSDLGDKQIDASDKSISFHACHSEQREVEVLYDYLLSVFDTNPDLELRDCIVMVSDIDRYVPYIRAVFGNARGERYLPFTISDQKARNIDPIVQGFFAILNFPNSRFTAEDLFNLLEIPAVAEKFSITESQLILLRTWIIESGIRFGLESAHSWLFGLERLLLGYTMNSEQGGWQQILPYDGATGLDAELIGQLSEFIKVVRKWCTILNEAKSLSDWQGCCLELINDFFTHNQQRDAILLMIEDEWQQLINSGLTAQFTGLISITVLHDAMQARLEQNHLAHRFLVGKINFCTMMPMRSIPFKVVCLLGMNDGDYPRTSLPLDFDLIAKYPRRGDRSRRTDDRYLFLEAILSTQYQLYISYIGRDMKDNSERYPSVLVDELWEYIVQYYGEPTKNLEKNVNSLKVLHTRTPFNPVNFLQEPKSYADEWLPAALKKGESQRFISQIPAISVDYINLDELKRFFQHSIRLFLQKRFNFYVSYLDDTLPDAENFNLDSLKRYQLNVQILNHLITQTAQDSEVLYQQLRLTGELPDGAFGEIIYDEQTEAMQSLADKIRQERLEMTSEEVNLTIEANKQYYPLQGWLTHIQADGILTWRPSKLSIRDGISLWIDHLVYCILYPEKVDNQSRIYGRDEQEWRFSHLEANEALTYLTSLVEGFLQGINQPLLMPIQSAWSWLTSAYNKKTGEIVASDRAKSQLINTWQGGLFQSPEIDSYYERLYPELTDELIEQIIYFAKQFLLPILLNQVTVE; this comes from the coding sequence ATGTTTACTATTTATCATTCAAATCAAGTCGATTTACTCAAGTCCTTAGTCAGTGAATTAATGCGTAGAGACCCATTAGAACAGGTTTTTACACCCGATATGGTGATTGTACAAAGCCAAGGTATGGCGCAATGGTTACAAATTGAATTGGCCAACGATCTTGGTATTCTTGCCAATGTCGATTTTCCCTTTCCCAGTCAATTTATTTGGCAAATATATCAAATCCTTTTACCAGATTCACCGACTGAAAATAACTATGACGTCGAATCAATGACTTGGCGTTTATACTATTTATTGCCTAAGATCATTGAACGACCTGAATTTGAGACAATCAAACATTATCTAAATATTGATAAAGAAGAACGCAAACACTATCAATTAGCAACGCGGATAGCACGATTATTTGACCAATATTTGGTATATCGTCCTGATTGGTTAGCAAAATGGGAAGCCAATCAAACCGTAAGTGAATTGAATCACCATCCAGATGAAATTTGGCAAGCAGAATTATGGCGGCAACTTATTTCAATCAGCCTACCCTATCACCGTGCCAATATTTACCAACAAATATTAGATATTTTGTTAGATAAGGACTTTGATCATTTAAGGTTAAACTCTTTACCTAAACGAGTTTATATTTTTGGGATCACTTCTCTTCCACCTATTTATCTGTCATTACTCTCAGCACTTGGTCAACACATCGATGTGCATTTGATGTTTAATAATCCCTGTAAATGGTACTGGGGCGATATTGTTGAAAAACAACTATCCGATATTTTAAATACACCAGATAAAATCCCTAATCCATTACTTACTTCGTGGGGAAAACTAGGTCGCGACAATTTATTTTTATTGCAAGAATTTAATAGTAAACAGGATATTGAGGCATTTGTTGATCAAGAACGGACATGTCTATTGCACTCAATTCAGCAAGATATTTTAGAGCTTTATCAAAGTGATTTAGGCGATAAACAAATTGATGCTTCTGATAAATCTATCTCGTTCCATGCCTGCCATAGTGAACAACGGGAAGTCGAAGTATTGTACGATTATCTATTATCTGTTTTTGATACAAACCCAGATCTTGAACTACGTGATTGTATTGTTATGGTTTCAGATATTGATCGCTATGTACCTTATATTCGAGCTGTTTTTGGTAATGCTAGAGGTGAACGCTATTTACCATTTACTATTTCTGACCAAAAGGCTCGCAATATTGATCCCATCGTACAAGGTTTTTTTGCTATTTTAAACTTTCCAAACAGTCGATTCACCGCGGAAGATTTATTTAACTTATTGGAAATTCCAGCTGTAGCTGAAAAATTTTCCATAACTGAATCACAATTAATATTATTGCGAACTTGGATTATAGAATCTGGTATCCGCTTTGGTCTTGAAAGTGCACACAGCTGGTTATTTGGTCTTGAACGGTTATTGCTTGGTTATACCATGAATAGTGAACAAGGTGGATGGCAACAAATTTTACCTTATGATGGTGCAACAGGATTAGATGCGGAACTTATTGGTCAATTATCTGAATTTATTAAAGTTGTTCGTAAATGGTGTACGATTTTAAATGAAGCAAAATCATTATCTGATTGGCAAGGTTGTTGCCTTGAATTAATTAATGATTTTTTTACGCATAATCAGCAACGCGATGCTATTTTATTAATGATAGAAGATGAGTGGCAACAGTTAATTAATAGTGGTTTGACCGCTCAGTTTACCGGCCTTATTTCAATCACTGTTTTGCATGATGCAATGCAGGCACGTTTAGAACAAAATCACTTAGCACATCGTTTTTTAGTCGGTAAAATCAATTTTTGTACTATGATGCCCATGCGCTCCATTCCATTTAAAGTAGTTTGTTTGCTAGGCATGAATGATGGCGACTACCCAAGAACGTCACTACCGCTGGATTTTGATTTAATCGCCAAATACCCAAGACGAGGCGATCGTAGCCGTCGAACTGATGATCGCTATCTATTTTTAGAAGCTATTTTGTCTACACAATATCAGCTATATATCAGTTATATCGGGCGAGATATGAAAGATAATAGCGAACGTTACCCTTCAGTACTGGTTGATGAGCTCTGGGAATATATTGTTCAATATTATGGTGAACCAACCAAAAATTTAGAAAAAAATGTCAATTCTTTAAAAGTATTACATACCAGAACGCCATTTAATCCTGTAAATTTTTTACAAGAGCCGAAAAGTTATGCTGATGAGTGGTTACCTGCAGCCCTGAAAAAAGGAGAAAGCCAAAGATTTATTAGTCAAATACCTGCTATAAGTGTTGATTATATTAATCTTGATGAGTTAAAACGATTCTTTCAGCACTCTATTCGGTTATTTTTACAAAAACGATTTAATTTTTATGTCAGTTACCTTGATGATACTTTACCTGATGCCGAAAACTTTAATCTTGATAGCTTAAAACGTTATCAACTTAATGTGCAAATTTTAAATCATTTAATTACTCAAACCGCCCAAGATTCAGAGGTTCTTTATCAACAATTAAGATTAACGGGTGAATTACCTGATGGCGCTTTTGGTGAGATCATTTATGATGAGCAAACTGAAGCAATGCAATCTTTAGCAGATAAAATCCGTCAAGAACGGTTAGAGATGACCAGCGAGGAAGTCAATTTAACAATTGAGGCAAATAAGCAATATTACCCACTTCAGGGGTGGTTAACACATATACAAGCCGATGGTATTTTAACTTGGCGTCCATCAAAACTCTCAATTCGTGATGGCATCTCATTATGGATAGATCATTTGGTTTATTGTATTTTATATCCTGAGAAAGTTGATAACCAAAGTCGCATTTATGGTCGTGATGAGCAAGAATGGCGATTTTCGCATTTAGAAGCTAACGAGGCATTAACTTACTTAACCTCATTAGTTGAAGGATTTTTGCAAGGCATCAATCAACCCTTATTAATGCCAATTCAAAGTGCATGGAGTTGGTTAACGTCGGCTTATAATAAAAAAACTGGTGAAATCGTTGCTAGTGATAGGGCTAAAAGTCAGCTTATTAATACTTGGCAAGGAGGCCTTTTCCAATCACCAGAGATCGACAGTTACTATGAACGTTTGTATCCTGAATTAACCGATGAACTAATAGAACAGATCATCTATTTTGCTAAGCAATTTCTATTGCCAATCTTATTAAATCAAGTAACAGTAGAATAG
- a CDS encoding biotin transporter BioY, protein MKQQLTTYYPTFINTLFNLSSWQRKLCATTSAALLLGLAANISIPTYPVPFSLQSLGVLLIGACLGRKLGALAILQYLFLGALGLPMFANGSGGFMALISPSAGYLYGYAFSAYIAGFAAEKGYDRRFLLGLIAFACAHQLIFVFGVAYLMGYFHISLSEALQVGYLPFVGVDALKFIIATCVMFSLWRYHAKKH, encoded by the coding sequence ATGAAACAACAATTAACAACATATTACCCTACATTCATTAACACACTGTTCAATTTATCATCTTGGCAACGCAAATTATGTGCAACCACCAGTGCAGCACTATTGCTAGGCCTTGCGGCGAATATCAGCATTCCCACTTACCCAGTACCTTTTAGTTTACAATCTTTAGGTGTTTTACTGATTGGTGCTTGCCTAGGTCGTAAACTAGGTGCATTAGCAATTCTCCAATATCTGTTTTTAGGTGCGCTCGGTTTACCAATGTTTGCTAATGGTAGTGGTGGATTTATGGCATTAATATCTCCTTCTGCTGGTTACCTATATGGGTATGCATTTAGTGCTTATATCGCTGGATTTGCTGCCGAAAAAGGTTATGATCGTCGCTTCCTTTTAGGATTAATCGCCTTTGCTTGCGCCCATCAATTAATCTTTGTATTTGGTGTAGCTTATTTAATGGGTTATTTTCATATTTCACTTAGCGAAGCATTACAAGTGGGTTATTTACCTTTTGTTGGTGTTGATGCGCTCAAGTTTATCATTGCTACTTGTGTTATGTTTTCACTATGGCGTTATCACGCGAAAAAACATTAA